A genomic segment from Arcobacter acticola encodes:
- a CDS encoding efflux RND transporter permease subunit translates to MNITSFALKNDKVTIVFSLLLFIYGIISFLDLPRAKDPGFIIRTATVVTHFPGASAKRVEQLVTDKLEKEIQQMSEIDFIKSTSKSGVSIIFVNILEKHKNMRPIWDSLRRKVEDGARQLPSGTSKPIVNDEFGDVYGSMISISSDGLSPKELEDIANDTKDIFLRLDNVAKIEILGIQPQVVYVEFDNSKMARLNLSASYLKNILESKNIVLSGGNIKVDTNRLSIEPSGNYENVTQIGNTIIPLNTSEQIYLKDIAKIKYEYKNPSSFIVQKDGKASLVLAISMKKDGDIIKLGEQIDKLTKEIQEKLPLGVKLDRLFNEPKIVGKIVGDFVNNLLQAMALVVIVMLFSLGLRTGLIVAVLIPMSILTSFIIMSIFDIWLDQVSLAALIISLGLLVDSAIVMSESIMVLMQRGKNVVEASLQSANELKIPLLTSALTTSAAFLPIFLAKSSTGEYTNSIFKVVTITLLCSWVLALTLTPVLSKYFLKKDLQKEHKESHFQIFYRGFLNFVLTNKIVVVIFVVVVFVASLKLLDYVPKKFFPPSSESTFTVEINLPVGTAIETTKNNVQTIERYIKEKYMSKAQESEVVNFVSFIGESAPRFWLSYEQELASAEYSTILINAKENSDLTPIRKDIENFAKTNFPDMQVNAKTLAMGPPVKKPIEIRISGKDTDKLFELSSKIKQELAKIDGVKNIVDDWGLRNKKLTIQIDEAKALKEGISNLDIALSLQTSLSGFEVTTFRKEDKLIPIIIRSNENTKDDINRLETINVYSQSSGKNIPLSQVASVNVVYEESKIIRRDRLKTIIVGSDIKDGYNALAVFETIKPWLDEYSKSFDLGYYYEFGGEFEASGKANDSIAVNLPIAFMAILLLMVAQFNSVRKPLIILTAIPLGIIGVSFGLFITNSYFGFMTLLGIISLSGIVINNAIVLIERIKIEEEQNGFSSYDAIIEASISRFRPIILTTLTTILGLVPLWYSGGVMWEPMAISIIFGLMISTMFTLGFVPVLYALFFKIKKV, encoded by the coding sequence GTGTATCTATTATTTTTGTAAATATTTTAGAAAAACATAAAAATATGCGACCAATTTGGGATAGTCTTCGAAGAAAAGTAGAAGATGGGGCAAGACAGCTTCCAAGTGGAACATCAAAACCAATAGTAAATGATGAATTTGGAGATGTTTATGGTTCAATGATTTCTATTTCAAGTGATGGATTAAGTCCCAAAGAACTTGAAGATATTGCAAATGATACTAAAGATATATTTTTAAGACTTGATAATGTTGCAAAAATTGAAATTTTAGGAATCCAACCACAAGTTGTGTATGTGGAATTTGATAACTCTAAAATGGCGAGATTAAATTTAAGTGCAAGTTATTTAAAAAATATTTTAGAGAGCAAAAATATAGTTCTTTCAGGTGGAAATATAAAAGTTGATACAAATAGACTTTCAATTGAACCATCGGGAAATTATGAAAATGTAACTCAAATTGGAAATACAATAATTCCTTTAAATACATCAGAACAAATTTATCTAAAAGATATTGCAAAGATAAAATATGAGTATAAAAATCCAAGTTCATTTATAGTACAAAAAGATGGCAAAGCATCTTTGGTTTTAGCAATATCTATGAAAAAAGATGGAGATATTATTAAACTTGGAGAGCAAATAGACAAACTTACAAAAGAAATTCAAGAAAAACTTCCTTTGGGTGTAAAACTTGATAGACTTTTTAATGAGCCAAAAATAGTAGGAAAAATAGTAGGGGATTTTGTAAATAATCTACTTCAAGCTATGGCTTTAGTTGTTATTGTTATGCTTTTTTCTCTTGGTTTACGAACTGGTCTTATAGTTGCTGTTTTAATTCCTATGTCAATTTTGACTTCATTTATAATAATGTCAATATTTGATATTTGGCTTGACCAAGTATCCCTTGCTGCTCTTATTATCTCCTTGGGACTATTAGTTGATAGTGCTATTGTAATGAGTGAATCTATTATGGTTTTAATGCAAAGGGGGAAAAATGTAGTTGAAGCATCACTTCAAAGTGCTAATGAATTAAAAATTCCACTTTTAACATCTGCACTTACTACTTCAGCTGCATTTTTGCCAATATTTTTAGCAAAATCAAGTACGGGTGAATATACAAATTCTATTTTTAAAGTTGTAACAATTACGCTTTTATGTTCTTGGGTTTTAGCTCTTACTTTAACTCCTGTTTTAAGTAAATATTTTTTGAAAAAAGATTTACAAAAAGAGCATAAAGAGAGTCATTTTCAGATTTTTTATAGGGGCTTTTTAAATTTTGTTCTTACAAATAAAATAGTGGTAGTGATTTTTGTAGTAGTTGTTTTTGTTGCTTCATTAAAACTTTTAGATTATGTTCCAAAGAAATTTTTCCCACCATCAAGTGAATCTACTTTTACTGTTGAAATAAATCTTCCTGTTGGAACTGCTATTGAAACTACTAAAAATAATGTACAAACAATTGAAAGATATATAAAAGAAAAATATATGTCAAAAGCACAAGAGAGTGAAGTTGTAAACTTTGTTTCATTTATAGGAGAGAGTGCACCTAGATTTTGGTTATCTTATGAGCAAGAACTTGCAAGTGCTGAATATAGTACAATTTTAATAAATGCAAAAGAGAATAGTGATTTAACACCAATTAGAAAAGATATCGAAAATTTTGCAAAAACAAATTTCCCTGATATGCAAGTAAATGCAAAAACATTAGCAATGGGACCTCCTGTTAAAAAACCAATAGAAATTAGAATTAGTGGAAAAGATACCGATAAACTTTTTGAGTTAAGTTCAAAAATAAAACAAGAATTAGCAAAAATAGATGGAGTTAAAAATATTGTAGATGATTGGGGACTTAGAAATAAAAAATTAACTATTCAAATAGATGAAGCAAAAGCTTTAAAAGAAGGAATTTCAAATCTTGATATTGCACTTTCTTTACAAACAAGCCTTAGTGGATTTGAAGTAACAACTTTTAGAAAAGAAGATAAGTTAATTCCGATAATTATTCGTTCAAATGAAAATACAAAAGATGATATAAATAGATTAGAAACTATAAATGTTTATTCTCAAAGCAGTGGTAAAAATATTCCATTATCTCAAGTAGCTAGTGTAAATGTAGTTTATGAAGAATCAAAAATCATCAGAAGAGATAGGTTAAAAACAATAATTGTAGGTTCTGATATAAAAGATGGTTACAATGCTTTAGCTGTTTTTGAAACTATAAAACCATGGCTTGATGAGTATTCAAAATCTTTTGACTTGGGATATTATTATGAATTTGGAGGAGAGTTTGAAGCTTCTGGAAAAGCAAATGATTCAATTGCTGTAAACCTTCCAATTGCTTTTATGGCAATATTACTTTTAATGGTTGCTCAGTTTAATTCTGTAAGAAAACCACTTATTATATTAACTGCAATTCCTTTGGGAATAATTGGGGTTTCATTTGGTTTATTTATTACAAATTCATATTTTGGTTTTATGACACTTTTAGGAATTATTTCCCTTTCAGGAATTGTAATTAATAATGCAATTGTATTAATAGAGCGAATAAAAATAGAAGAAGAGCAAAATGGTTTTAGCTCTTATGATGCAATTATTGAAGCTAGTATTAGTAGGTTTAGACCAATTATCTTAACAACACTAACAACAATATTAGGATTAGTTCCTTTGTGGTATAGTGGAGGAGTTATGTGGGAGCCTATGGCCATATCAATTATTTTTGGTTTAATGATATCAACTATGTTTACCCTTGGTTTTGTTCCAGTTTTATATGCATTATTTTTTAAAATAAAAAAGGTTTAA
- a CDS encoding dicarboxylate/amino acid:cation symporter, with protein sequence MKNLLGKLWFQVILGMISGIVIGLLLSPSAFALISNELALKLAPWIALIGNVFLALIKMIVIPLVLSSIILGITSAKSVAILKKLGLVIIPYFVFTTLFAVSIGILITTFINPGSYVSKEMINQMSVANIQVVKEAQNISIPDLLVDLIPVSVAKAELSGNILAFVILAIFIGVALLSLKEEESKPLIDLSKSLQAFSMKIVEWAMKLAPYAVFGLICSITIKIGFDAISSMLMYIFTVIFGLVLILCFYLIIVYLASKMKPLEFLGKIKEVQLMAFSTSSSAAVMPLSINTAETKLEVPTSISKFVIPLGATINMDGTALYQVCAAVFLAQVFSIDLSFVELFVLALTTVGASIGTPSTPGVGIVILATILQSIGVPLEGIALILGVDRILDMCRTTINVTGDLTATLVMKRLTNFSTTSEKIANEYVSQQK encoded by the coding sequence ATGAAAAATCTATTAGGTAAATTGTGGTTTCAAGTAATACTTGGAATGATAAGTGGAATAGTAATCGGTTTACTTCTTTCTCCTTCTGCTTTTGCTTTAATTTCAAATGAGTTAGCACTAAAATTAGCTCCTTGGATAGCACTTATTGGAAATGTTTTCTTAGCTTTAATAAAAATGATTGTAATTCCTTTAGTTTTAAGTTCTATTATTTTAGGAATTACAAGCGCAAAAAGTGTTGCAATTCTTAAAAAACTAGGTTTAGTAATTATTCCTTATTTTGTTTTTACAACGCTATTTGCTGTAAGTATAGGGATTTTGATTACCACTTTTATAAATCCAGGTTCTTATGTTTCAAAAGAGATGATAAATCAAATGTCAGTAGCAAATATTCAAGTTGTAAAAGAGGCTCAAAATATATCTATACCTGATTTATTAGTGGATTTAATACCTGTAAGTGTTGCAAAAGCTGAGCTTTCTGGAAATATTTTAGCCTTTGTAATTTTGGCAATTTTTATTGGAGTTGCACTTTTGAGCCTAAAAGAGGAAGAATCAAAACCTTTGATTGATTTATCTAAATCCTTGCAAGCTTTTTCTATGAAAATTGTAGAGTGGGCTATGAAATTAGCTCCTTATGCTGTGTTTGGATTGATTTGTAGTATTACTATTAAAATCGGATTTGATGCTATTTCTTCAATGCTTATGTATATATTTACAGTTATTTTTGGTTTAGTTTTAATTTTGTGTTTTTATTTAATAATAGTTTATTTAGCTTCAAAAATGAAACCCTTAGAGTTTTTAGGAAAAATAAAAGAGGTTCAGCTTATGGCTTTTTCAACGTCGAGTTCAGCGGCTGTTATGCCCTTGTCTATAAATACAGCAGAAACTAAACTTGAAGTTCCAACATCTATTTCAAAGTTTGTTATACCTTTGGGTGCAACTATTAATATGGATGGAACAGCACTTTATCAAGTTTGTGCGGCTGTTTTTTTAGCTCAAGTTTTTTCTATTGATTTAAGCTTTGTAGAACTTTTTGTATTAGCACTTACAACAGTTGGAGCATCTATTGGAACACCTAGTACTCCAGGAGTTGGTATTGTAATACTTGCTACAATTTTACAAAGTATTGGTGTTCCCCTTGAAGGAATTGCCCTTATTCTAGGAGTTGATAGAATCTTAGATATGTGCCGAACTACTATAAATGTAACAGGGGATTTAACAGCAACTTTAGTTATGAAAAGATTAACAAACTTTTCAACTACAAGTGAAAAAATTGCAAATGAGTATGTAAGTCAACAGAAGTAG